AGAACGTTAACAATTGAATTACCTTCTGGAACTCAGGATGTTGAAATAATTGGTTCTGTATTTGGCTCTCCTGTTGAAGAACCCCCTACTGAACCAGAAACCCCCGTTGAAGAACCCCCTACTGAACCAGAAACCCCCGTTGAAGAACCCACTGCTGAACCCGAAACCCCCGTTGAAGAACCCAAAGTAGTTCCACCAACTACAACCAAACCTCCTGTAACTAAACCAAAAACTGAATGTGGTCCTGGAACTATTCTGAAGGACGGTGTTTGTGTACTTGATCAAAGATGTGGTCCTGGAACCGTTCTAAAGGACGGTGCATGTGTTTTGGAACCTGAACCAAAGACGGCACCCTCAACTGATGTAAAAGGAATTGGTAAAGAGTTGGTTATTGGACTAATTGCAGCATTTGTTGTTGCAGGTGCAGTTGGAATAATTCTTGGATTGATATCTAAAGCCAGTAAAAGTCGAGATTAACATTCAAAGTCTTGATTCATCAATTGATCAAACTCAAATCCTGAATACTGTGTTGTTGTAGTGTGTGGTATTATTCCTATAATTGGTGTATCGATGCTTACAATAACGAATAGTTTTGCAGGATCTACTCTCATATCTCCACCGTCAAATTGAAAATCCATTGTCATAAACATATGCTGTGATTCTATAAAATTATCTGCAACAAATTTTCCTTTTTCAATTTTAGAACCAGAACCATCTAATCTGATATTGTCTATTGTATATGTTCCTAGATTCTCATCTCTGTAAAGTATGTCTATGCTCAATCTTTTAAAATCTGCAGCATATTGAGCTGTATTGCATAGTTCTATCACGTTGCTATTTGATAATTCAAAGAAACTAAATTTTCCTGGTTCATCCCACTTGTACCTTAACTGATCTGCTGCATGGACATTCATTAATGAATAAGCAAAAGGTATGATTATTGCGATGATTGCAATTGCTGTTATTGCTGAATGTTTGTTCATTTAACCACCTTTCTAAATTACAATAATGCCTTTTTTGATTAGATATTGTAAAGCTTGCGCAAAGTCACTATCTGATATTTTTTCTTCAATCCACCATCCAGCGTTGATCTTTACCCAATCAGGAATGTCTGTTTCTGTTGAACTACTTTCAGTTTTTGTTTCTGGAATAATTATGAATTCTTTTTCAATCAAAAATTTAATTCCATCTGCAAAAGAGACATCAGAAATTTGGTCCGTGACCCAATAGTATGCTAATTGTTTAATCCATGCTGGAATGCAAACATTGCCAGAATCTACTAATTCAAACTCTGCAGTTTGTTTTGTCCCTGCATACTCCACATCGATATAGTATTTTCCCAATGGGAAGACTTCTTCTTCAAATGGCACTAATGATGGAACTGGGTTCTCTAATTTTGAAATTTGTATTGGAATGGCGCTACTTCCTTTTCCTGTTTCATCTCTAATGTGTATGATTGCTGGGTCACCTGTGACCTCTGAGACCTTGATTGTATAGAATAATTTTTCACAATAACTGTATGTTGTTTTTTCTATTATGACATCTACTGTTGTTTCTGCATATGATGCAGGTAAAAATGCAAAGGCCAAAACCAAAGATAGAAGCATACTGAAAATTTTGATTTGCATCTTTGGGAGTGAATTGTTTACTTTATAAAAATCTCAAATTATTCCTCAGGAATGCTTTTTAACTATTGAATTCAACTCTTGATATCGAGTTTTCTGCGGAAGCAACTCTTTGAGTGTGTGGTTTGTGAAGCCCACCTCATAGAGCAATTTAACAAACTAGATTTGCCCGTAAATGTCGATTTACAGTTAGAATATAGTCATTTTTGACCATTTTATGCCTGAGCAAATCGGATGGGTAGTTGCACCATGATGTTCTTTTCTATGTTCTATTTTTGAATGGATTGTAAAAAGTTAAAACTTTTTCTATATATAATAAAAATATCAAAAACAATACTGGACTAATCCATACAAGAATCCATATTGTGGGATCAGAATTTTTTGCCATTCCAAACCATATTTTTGTATGGTATAACACAGTACTTTTTGAAATTTGAGTTTCTAGGTAAATAGGTAAATTTACAAAATTATTCAAAACTGCATTATTGAAACTAAATTCCCATCTATCACGAATCAATCTCTCCCAGAAAAATACTAAAACAAAATAAAAATTCCAGAAGATTAAAACAAATATGCTCAGACTAATTATTGTCTTATATCTTGATTGAATCCATTTTTCAAACAAATATGCTAATCCTATTGCCAAAAAAGGAGTAATATCTGCAATTCTTCTTTGTCCAAAAGATGAACCTCCTGCAGTGGCTGCATCCCACGATGATGCATGTATGAAAAAAATTATTGCAGTCATGATGCTAATTAAAATTCCTGTTCTGTCTTTTCTACAAAGAAAATAGACACCTATGATTGAAAATAAATAAACTGGATGCCAAGTGAACACGCCTCTGTTTTCAGAAAATAAAAATTCAAGTATGTGTGTATTGGAAAAATCATAAAATTTTGTTCTGGGCTCTTCGTCTCCGGGAAGTAAATATACTTGATTTTTTTGAATAGCTTGTTCATAATACTGTTCAATTGGAGATGGAATTGGTATTGGCACACCATACAAAAAATTCCAGTACATCATTTGTGGGCTGAAAACCACAATGATGAAAAATACAAAAATAGCTAAATTTCCAATCAAAAGTTTTTTGTTTTTTTGTCTTTTGAAAAATATCACGTCCAATAT
Above is a window of Nitrosopumilus sp. K4 DNA encoding:
- a CDS encoding thr operon leader peptide, yielding MNKHSAITAIAIIAIIIPFAYSLMNVHAADQLRYKWDEPGKFSFFELSNSNVIELCNTAQYAADFKRLSIDILYRDENLGTYTIDNIRLDGSGSKIEKGKFVADNFIESQHMFMTMDFQFDGGDMRVDPAKLFVIVSIDTPIIGIIPHTTTTQYSGFEFDQLMNQDFEC
- a CDS encoding glycosyltransferase family 39 protein, which translates into the protein MFFDNDLDLTNQLEERPFYRFDTELKTPTGLAHGIQTIGSSLLNAPFFLIAHTITTVNEVPQEGGYSQIYTGFFNLGSVVYSFFGNILLFYALSGKFRNKIAFLTTITIFFSSSIFYYSFLEPSMSHAHSYFASSLLVYFYLRLRETSSKKYWGLMGIATGLSILVRLTSFVFVLLPILDVIFFKRQKNKKLLIGNLAIFVFFIIVVFSPQMMYWNFLYGVPIPIPSPIEQYYEQAIQKNQVYLLPGDEEPRTKFYDFSNTHILEFLFSENRGVFTWHPVYLFSIIGVYFLCRKDRTGILISIMTAIIFFIHASSWDAATAGGSSFGQRRIADITPFLAIGLAYLFEKWIQSRYKTIISLSIFVLIFWNFYFVLVFFWERLIRDRWEFSFNNAVLNNFVNLPIYLETQISKSTVLYHTKIWFGMAKNSDPTIWILVWISPVLFLIFLLYIEKVLTFYNPFKNRT